DNA sequence from the Blastopirellula retiformator genome:
GGCAAGAAAGGGTTACAATGGCGAAGGGCTGCACAAGGAGGGAGGAGTTGTTGGGGCCGCAGTACAAGTCCTGGGTGAGCGAATTTACCTGGACGTCGTCGATGACCTGGCCCGGGCGTATGGCCCCTCAATTATCGAGGGAATCTCAGAACTCTTGGGCCTTCGCAATCTCGGATGTGAATCTCGTCACCGACGAGCAGCTCGTGCGAGCGCCGGCTTGAATCCCTACGGGCAACCTCTAGATTGAGAAAATAGATAGTGAATAGAGAACTAGACATCATCGCTGAACTTCGGAAGGCCGAAGTAAACTTCAAGTTTTCAGACAACTCTCCAGAACGAGTTGGGAAGGTCTACAACGTTTGCAGTGCCAAAGATCAAGATCGAATTGTCGATTTGGCGAGTAAGTTGGAGGCTTTAAAAATTCTTGATGTCAATCACAGCAAATGCATTACCGAAAAGAGCGCTAAATCGATTGGTCAGATGCGACAGCTAGAGAGCTTGCGAATTTCTTTCTCGAGTCTGACGGGAACAGCGCTTCGTCATTTGAAATGGCTTCGCCGACTCCGGCTTCTCGAAGCACAAGATGTTTCGTCTCTTTCGCTTGGAGCACCGTATTTGGCGGATATCAAATCGCTTCGCGTTCTAGACATTTCGGGCACTGATTTTAACGATGCGGCAATCGAACACCTTCAAAAAAATGTTCAACTCGAGGAGTTAATTGCCAACTGCACCAAGGTTACAGGAAGCGGATTTTCTTTTTTTCCCTCAGAATGCGCTCTCTCTGATATTTCGATCAGGGGCTGTCCCCTTACTCGTTTTGGCCTAGATTCGATCGTCTCGCTTAGCCGATTAAGGCACCTAAGCTTTTCAAGTAGCGAAGATTCAAGCAATGTTGATCTACTTGGCGTACAGTGGCCTGAACTAGAAACCCTCGATTTCAGCGAAATCTCGATAAGCAATGAAATACTGAAAGAGCTATCGCAAATCGAAACGTTGACTTGGCTGCGCATCGACGACACCAACTTGGCGAACGTCGACCTCTCTGTGCTGAACAGACTACGAAATTTAAGGGATCTTGGGCTAAGCTCCACAGGCGTCTCGGCCGACGCAATCAACGGGCTTGTCGAGCTATCAAATTTAGAAACGTTGACCCTTGCAGACAACGAGATCAAGACGCACGAGTTGGCTCCTTTAAGAACGGCTTTGCCCAATTGCGACATATGGTGCGGATGACTTTCGGATGGTTAAGGGCGTCCTGTGCAAAAAGTAAATTCGCGATATTTGATCGACTTGAGTAGTCCAAGAACCAGCGATGCAACGGTCGACGAATCGATGTCCCTGCGAGGGTTTTCGGTCGTGCTCCAGTATTTCGATCATTTGTTGGAGCATGAGCGCAGAAGAGCGATTACCGTTGGAAGATTGACGGTCGAAGAAGAAGAGAATGTCGCGAACAACTTCATGCCGCTTGACGATGATAGTGTTTCAGCACACCGCCAAGTCGTTCGCGACAATTGACAGAATCAATCGAGAGGACATCGGGCTGCGTCTCTCCGGGCGTCAGCAGTTCATTTTCCTTCCCCTGATGCGGCCGCTCTTCGTGATAGAAGTCGACGAACTCATTCACCAGATGGTCCATGTGCTGCTCGCCAAACACGATGAAATGGTCCAAACATTCCTGCTGAATCGGCTGGATGAACCGTTCGACGAAGGCGTTGGTGTATTGCATGCGATACAAAATCAGGCCGCAGTTTACAAGTCTGCAATTCTACGCTGGACTCCGCCCATATCGCCTCGATCAAACGGATCAATCTACACGTTTGACTTCGACAAATATGAAGGCAACCCATCGGTCTGGAAAGAATACGCCAGTGCTTCAATAGCCGGATTCAATGCTGGAGTGGATGCTGGCATCGCTGAAGGAGTAAATCAACTACCAGTCGGATTGAGACGGTTTAGTGCGCCGAAAGTTCCACTGCGAGGAGCGGCGAGAACCGCGGATAAGGTCGGAGATGCCGCAAGACTCGCTGATAAAGCTCAAGATCTTGCACAGGACGCTGCAAGCACCTTAGACAACTGCCCTACCCGTCGCCCAGGCTTGATTTCAGGGAATCCAGCAAACCAAAAAATCCCAACCGGAGTACCTCTTAAGAACGGGAACGGTTGGAAACAAAAATGGGTTCGAATGACCCAGAAGGACAGGGAAGCCTACATGGAGGCAATTGCCGACAACTACGACAAGGTACTCGATCAAGGGCAAAATTTAGGTTTGCAAGGAGACGACTTGACACAGTACATCTTTCGGGAACAGGAAAAATTCCGAGCAAATCTGTATAAGAATTTCATGGACAACCGAAGCTACTAGGTGCAATCAGTGAAGCGTTCATTGCTGTTTTCAGAGCGAGTACTGATCCAAACTCTTCTTGCCAAGCAAGATCCGCTTGACGATCTATTTGTTGTGGAAGAGTATATCCCCTGGCCTCAGGACGGCGGCAAGCGACAGTTCAATTCGGATTTCGCCTTGAATTTCACAACCCCGTTACCTCGTATGGGGAACAGAACGGTAAAAGCAAAATCAATTCACTATCGCTGCATCGGAAGCGAGCTATTTCTTGTGACGGAGCCTAGCGGGAGGCCTGTCCGGCTGGAGCTACTGAATGGACCGGCCGTGCCTAAAAAGTTGTTTGCAGAAGCGATAAGTTTGATCGAAGAAACTATCTCAAGCAATCTTATCCAAGGCTGGCAAGGAGAAATTAAATCCGCTCCATTCCTCAGAATTTTTGATTTTGAGGATAGCGTCCTATTCTTGGTTTCGTCGATAATCGACGTTAAGAGATTTGCCGGACATTCTTCTGTGAGTTTTGAGTCTGAAAGTTGTCGTCTCCAAGCGAATGTCGATGCGAAAGAAGGTTGCTCCGTTGAGGGAATTGTATATCGATGATTTGGCCGAGCGACAATGCTAGCCCTCCTCTTCCCTAAGCATCGATGGAATCTCAGAACCCGCACGTAATACGGAGCCATCTAAAGGGACGGGGGTCAAATTCGCAACGCGGGCCTTTAAGACCCCCGCCCCCGTTTCTCTACCGTCGAGCGTCTGCCGAAGCTGGGAGAAAATCCCGCACCAGATTCGCTCGACGAACTTCTGCCGGACCAATGACTCCAAGCGAATCCGCAGCACGTCTGGCGGATCCAGCGAAGCCGCCGCGGAATGCGTTGATAGTGCGATTGGCCGGACGGACCCTGAAGAAAATACGACCACCTGGACGTACGACTTTTTGGACCGCATGACCTCGGACACCAATGAGTTGAACGACGCACGGTACTACGAGTACGATGCCGCTGGAAATCTGACCGAGTACACCGATCGCAATGGCCGCGTCACTCAATACGCCTACGACAACCTCCAACGGCGCACGACAGAAACCTGGCTCGATGGCGTCACCACCGTCAATACCATCAGCTACGGCTACGACGCCGCCTCGCAGCTTGTCTCGGTCACCGACGCGAGCGCCGCTTACGACTTTACCTACGATCGACTCGGCCGAATCACCAGCACCGAATACGACCTGGCGGCGCTCGGCTACGACGTCGTTCTCGATCAGGCGTACGACGCCCTGAATCGCCGCATCCGCTTGGCGGCAGAAATCGACGGCACGGACGATCTGCTCAGCGAGTACGCGTACGATTTCCTCAATCGGATGACGCAGGTGACGCAAGCCGGCCAGACAGGCGGCAATACCGTCGCCGAAAAGCGGGTCGACTTCACCTACGACGCCGACGACAAGTACCTGCTCACCTCGGCGGCCCGCTATGCCGACCTCGCAGGCACAGAGCTGATCGTCACCGGTCTCTACACGTACAACAACTTCGACAAGCTGTCGATTTTGAAGTATCAAGACGCGACCAGTACCGACATCGCCGAGTACCAGTGGGGCTATGACATCCAGGGCCGCGTCAGCGGCGTCTATATTATCGGCCATGGATCGGAGAACTACCGTTACGACGGGACCGATCAAATCACCCGCACGACCGACAATTCGACCTACACGACCACCAACTTCACCTACGACGACAACGGCAACCGCATCGACGGCAGCCGGACGATCGGCGACAACAACCAGATCCTTTCCGACGGCACGTACAACTACGCCTACGACGACGAAGGGAACATCACCCTTCGCACCAACATCGCCGACGGCAGCTACACCGTTTACGAGTGGGACCACCGCAACCGCCTGGCCAGCGTCACCGACTACGACGTCTCCGATGCCAAGCAGCAGCAGATAGACCAGGCGTATGACCCGTTCAACAACCTGATCGGCCGCGCGCTGGACAGCGACGGCGACGGCGCCGCGGACGAGTCGAGCTACTTTATCTACGACGAAGGGCAGATCCTGCTGCAGCTCGATGACTCCGGCGACGTCGAGCACCGGATGCTCTGGGGCCCGCAAGTCGACCAGATCCTGGCCGACGAAAACGAAGCCGGCGACGTCTACTGGATGCTGACCGACAATCAGAACACAGTCCGCGACATCGCCGAATATGACGACGCGACCGACACGACAAGCATCGTCAACCACATCGCCTACAGCGTCTTCGGCGAAGTGACCAGCCAGACCAACAGTTCGCTCGACGCCCTCCCCTTCTACTACACCGCCCGCTACTTCGACGCCGCAACCGGCCTGCAGTACAACACCAACCGTTGGTACAACCCCGAGCTAAACCGCTGGATGAGCCAGGACCCGATCGGGTTTGATGCGGGGGATGCGAATCTTTATCGGTATGTGGGGAATGGGTTTACGAATGCGGTGGATCCTAGTGGCCTGGAAGAAGAGGCAGTACAGGGACCCTTTAGCTATCTTATTCTCATTTTTAACGGAGAACTTGCTCGACGGGAAAAGCTAAACACGGCGCTTCAAGACCGCAGAATAACACAAAGCATGGTAGATATGGCTCTAGGAGGGAGACGAGAGGAATCTGCTTCGAGGAATCACACCAAGATGCGTATGACGAACGCTGGCGACGCAGCCGAAGACGCGAAAGCTTTGGTCGAAACATATGCGATGTTCTGCGAGTCAGCCGCTGCTTCCGCTACACCTATCGGCAAATTTAAAGGGGAGTCTGCGGCAGTGCGTCCCCGATCTGCCAGAATCACTGGGCAGTTACCGCAAGTAAGAAAGTGGGTAAAGAATTTTTTTAGTCGATCCGAGGACGAAATACTTGGACTGCTTCGAAAGAATGGGATCGAAGTCCCTGATGACGTTGCGATTTTTGTCGGTGAAGCGGATGAGTTCATTGGGACTATCGATGACATCTATGATGGCAAGACGGTCTTGACCGCGAAGCTGCCTCCTCTAGAAGAAGACAGACTTGGTTACGTATACTTCAAAGACATGTATTCACAGGGAAAGATTCCAATCCAAATCAGTCCTGAAATGATGAAGAGTGACGAAGCTATTCTCGCAGTTCTTCAGCATGAGTTACACGAATTAGCATTATTCCGAGCGGAGTTTGCCGCGAACAACGGAAAGATGAAGTTCTTTCATTTTCGCAATGAAGCAATGCCCGGAAACCCGGGAAACTTTCACTGCCAAGCCTGGGACGCCGCTGATGAGTTGATCCGTCAAGTACGAGGTGAAAAATGAGTTTCAACTTAGTTCAGACACAATTTGAAGAAGGTCGTGTTACCGCGTTAGATGCAATTTACAAGATCCTACTTGCGTTAACGCCAGAACGTGTGGATGAATTGAGGGACATTCATGGCGAACTGTCTGCAAAGCTTCGCGACTACGTTCGGAACTATGATCCAATGCTCAGATCGACGGCTGGTAATAAGCCAACGGAGGAGCACGTGGAGCTTGCAAAAAATTGGTTCGACCAGCAGTTTTCCGAATAAGCCCTCTAGGGCGGAGAAATTAAAGGGGACGATCGGATCAAACAGGACGGGGGTCAAACTCGCGGATCGTCGAATAGACCATCTTCAAGAAACGCCTTGACTACGCCTACGACGCCAAAGGAAACATCACCCTTCGCACCAACATCGCCGCTCAGCAGCTACACTGTTTACGAGTGGGACCACCGCAACCGCCTGGCCAGCGTCACCGACTACGACGTCTCTGACGTCAAACAACAGCAGGTCGTTTATGGCTACGACGCCTACAACAACCTGATCAGCCGCGACCTCGACAGCAACGGCGACGGTACTGTTGACCAGTCAGGCTACTTCATCTACGACAACGGCCAGATCGTGCTGCAGCTCGACAGCACCGGCGACGTCGAGCACCGGATGCTCTGGGGCGCCGCCGTTGATCAGATCCTGGCCGACGAAAACGACGCCGGCGACGTCCACTGGATGCTGACCGACAATCAGAACACAGTTCGCGACATCGCCGAGTACGACGACGCCACCGACACGACGAGCATCGTCAACCACATCGCCTACAGCGTCTTCGGCGAAGTGACGAGCCAGACCAACAGTTCCCTCGACGCCCTCCCGTTCTACTACACCGCCCGCTACTTCGACGCCGCGACCGGCCTACAGTACAACACCAACCGCTGGTACAACGCCGAGCTAAACCGCTGGATGAGCCAGGACCCGATTGGGTTTGACGCGGGGGATGCGAATCTGTATCGGTATGTGGGGAATGGGTTTGCGAATTGGGTGGATCCGAGCGGACTACGAGGAGGAGACTGGCTTGATTGGGCGGCATCATGGAGTCCGATAAGGGGTTTTGGAGGGGACCAGTATGATAATTATTTCACTTGGTCCCAACCCTTCGGACCGTCCAATCCCAGTCCAACTTCAAGTCAGCCAAGCAGCCCTGGAAGGCCCCAACCCGGTACGCAGGCTTCAATTCGATCTGACGTGGCAGAATTCGGCGCTGACTGGAAGGCATCTGATGAACAATTGAGACAGGAATTGCGGAATGGAAAGGACATCGGCGAGGCGTGTCAGCGGGAGTTTATTGACCTAGCTCCTGGCGTAGGACAAGTCGCGAATGGAATTGAAGCATTTTCGGGGGAGGAGTTTTTCACCGGGGAAAAAGTAGAAGGCATTGACAAGGGGATTCGAGGTTTTTCAGCAGCAGCTGGACCACTGGGTGCGTTTTCAGGAATGATGGACGACGGAGCCCAGGCTGCGCGAAAGGCGAGAAAAGTCGCGAACGCGACCGGAGATGTTCTTGACCCTGCTGCAGATGTAGCTAGAAAAGGGAAAAAAGTATCTGCAAAAGCCTCTGATGCAGCGGAAAAAATTGCGGATGTAAAGAAGGTTGGAAAGCATGTAGAATGCCCTGTTCCAAGCACCCCAAAGGTTATAAAGAACGGTCACTTGGCGGGAAAGACTCATCCCGTAACAGGCGTCCCTTTCGATCAAGATGGTTTTCCGGTGTTTCAATCGAATGGCAACGCCACTCTTCCGAAGGATTTGATTGGTTCAAAAATATCCGACACCAAGCAATTCCAAGAAGCAACGCGGCAACTGTGGGATCAAATCAAGGACAATCCCGCGCGACAACGGTTGTTTACAACGGAACAGCTTCAGCAAATCAAGCGGGGCAAGGCGAAGATTTCGAATTTCACTTGGCATCACCACCAAGATGGAAAGACAATGCAATTAGTTGATGAATGGACCCACAGCAAGACTGGTCACTCGGGTGGAAGACAAACTACTGGTGGACGTCGATAGGAGAATGAAAAGCGATGGCTGAAAGCTGTACAATTTACTGTAAGTTGTGGAATCTGAAAGAATTCGCCCGATTGCTCGACTCCTATTTTCCTTCGACTATTCCGACTTCTGATGATTTGACCATAGTACATGACAGTGATGGAAACCTTCGTCTAACTCAAAAGAAATTTCGTGAACCGGGTGATGATTTCTGTCGGCTATTACTTTCAACGTGCGCCTTTGTAGAAGGCTTGCCGAATGCCGACGCTGTCGTAAAGAAGTGGTTGGCTTCGCACGTTGAATCTTGCGAGTTGGTATTAGGTGTGGTTGCGGAACCAGCGTTCGATGCCGATGAACGTTTCCATGCTGTAGTTTTTGCAATTGCAAAGGCGTTCGATGGCGTTATTTTCAACGGCCACGAAATGCTGGACGCAAATGGTGTGACGTTATTAGCTACGTCTTGAAAGCAAGCAATCGAGAAACCAAAGGGGCCAAGGAACAAGTCCGCGGATCGGCAGCCGGACGATCGGCGACAACAACCAGATCTTCTCCGACGGCACGTACAACTACGCTTACGACGACGAAGGGAACATCACCCTTCGCACCAACATCGCCGACGGCAGCTACACTGTTTACGAGTGGGACCACCGCAACCGCCTGGCCAGCGTTACTGACTACGACGTCTCTGACGTCAAACAACAGCAGGTTGTTTATGGCTACGACCCCTACAACAACCTGATCAGCCGCGACCTCGACAGCAACGGCGACGGTACTGTTGACCAGTCAGGCTACTTCATCTACGACAACGGCCAGATCGTGCTGCAGCTCGACAGCACCGGCGACGTCGATCACCGGATGCTCTGGGGCGCCGCCGTTGATCAGATCTTGGCCGACGAAAACGACGCCGGCGACGTCCACTGGATGCTGACCGACAACCAGAACACAGTCCGCGACATCGCCGAATATGACGACGCGACCGACACGACAAGCATCGTCAACCACATCGCCTACAGCGTCTTCGGCGAAGTGACGAGCCAGACCAACAGTTCCCTCGACACCCTCCCGTTCTACTACACCGCCCGTTACTTCGACGAAGCGACCGGCCTGCAGTACAACACCAACCGCTGGTACAACCCCGAGCTAAACCGCTGGATGAGCCAGGACCCGATTGGGTTTGAGGCGGGGGATGCGAATCTTTATCGGTATGTGGGGAATGGGCATTTGAATGGGGTGGATCCGAGTGGATTGGATAAGTCAGATACAAACGAAGAAATTGAAATCAAAGGAGACGGCTTCTTTTTACCTCCGGTCTCTTGGCCAATTAAGTTTCTGATAACGGCCTTTTCTGGTGAAGCAAGTCGCTCAGGTGTTCTCGACAAGGAAATCATGGATCTGCAGCACAAGAGAGCAAATCAGCAAGGAAACCTAGACCAAGTATTTCACAAAAACCGCTTTCTTCGTTCAAACGAACTTTGCAGTGACATGGAGGGCTTGGCACACTTTGGAGTGGAGTCGCAAGCCGCAGTATTGGGCGGTGGATTCTTGCGTCCAAGTGGTGGCTTGACGAATGTAGTGGAAGAATCCTCCGATAGTTTTGGGCGTTGGTTTGCTCGGTATGGTGACGATGGAGCCGAAACATTTTCAGCACGACTATTAAATGGAGCAGACGAACTGGGGATCGCGTGGACCGACGATGTCGCCCAGCTTGCGGGCAATATCGCGGAAATACAATGTGCTGGTGGTCGAAATATTACGAAGATTAAAGGTTTAGCATCGGATGGAATTGAGAAATTAATCAAGGCGGGACGATTTAATTCAGATTTGTACGCCAAGCAATTGTCGCGTAAATTGGGTGGCACAAGGCGAATTGACGTAGTCAAGCGAACAGCCCAGGATGCTTGGGATATTACTGCAACTAGGATTGGAAATTGATGAATATCGACAATTGTGAAAACTGGCCATTCAACGTAAGTGATGCTGACATGAATTGCCC
Encoded proteins:
- a CDS encoding integrase core domain-containing protein, producing MQYTNAFVERFIQPIQQECLDHFIVFGEQHMDHLVNEFVDFYHEERPHQGKENELLTPGETQPDVLSIDSVNCRERLGGVLKHYHRQAA
- a CDS encoding leucine-rich repeat domain-containing protein, translated to MNRELDIIAELRKAEVNFKFSDNSPERVGKVYNVCSAKDQDRIVDLASKLEALKILDVNHSKCITEKSAKSIGQMRQLESLRISFSSLTGTALRHLKWLRRLRLLEAQDVSSLSLGAPYLADIKSLRVLDISGTDFNDAAIEHLQKNVQLEELIANCTKVTGSGFSFFPSECALSDISIRGCPLTRFGLDSIVSLSRLRHLSFSSSEDSSNVDLLGVQWPELETLDFSEISISNEILKELSQIETLTWLRIDDTNLANVDLSVLNRLRNLRDLGLSSTGVSADAINGLVELSNLETLTLADNEIKTHELAPLRTALPNCDIWCG
- a CDS encoding RHS repeat-associated core domain-containing protein codes for the protein MLQLDSTGDVDHRMLWGAAVDQILADENDAGDVHWMLTDNQNTVRDIAEYDDATDTTSIVNHIAYSVFGEVTSQTNSSLDTLPFYYTARYFDEATGLQYNTNRWYNPELNRWMSQDPIGFEAGDANLYRYVGNGHLNGVDPSGLDKSDTNEEIEIKGDGFFLPPVSWPIKFLITAFSGEASRSGVLDKEIMDLQHKRANQQGNLDQVFHKNRFLRSNELCSDMEGLAHFGVESQAAVLGGGFLRPSGGLTNVVEESSDSFGRWFARYGDDGAETFSARLLNGADELGIAWTDDVAQLAGNIAEIQCAGGRNITKIKGLASDGIEKLIKAGRFNSDLYAKQLSRKLGGTRRIDVVKRTAQDAWDITATRIGN
- a CDS encoding HNH endonuclease, with translation MTTPTTPKETSPFAPTSPLSSYTVYEWDHRNRLASVTDYDVSDVKQQQVVYGYDAYNNLISRDLDSNGDGTVDQSGYFIYDNGQIVLQLDSTGDVEHRMLWGAAVDQILADENDAGDVHWMLTDNQNTVRDIAEYDDATDTTSIVNHIAYSVFGEVTSQTNSSLDALPFYYTARYFDAATGLQYNTNRWYNAELNRWMSQDPIGFDAGDANLYRYVGNGFANWVDPSGLRGGDWLDWAASWSPIRGFGGDQYDNYFTWSQPFGPSNPSPTSSQPSSPGRPQPGTQASIRSDVAEFGADWKASDEQLRQELRNGKDIGEACQREFIDLAPGVGQVANGIEAFSGEEFFTGEKVEGIDKGIRGFSAAAGPLGAFSGMMDDGAQAARKARKVANATGDVLDPAADVARKGKKVSAKASDAAEKIADVKKVGKHVECPVPSTPKVIKNGHLAGKTHPVTGVPFDQDGFPVFQSNGNATLPKDLIGSKISDTKQFQEATRQLWDQIKDNPARQRLFTTEQLQQIKRGKAKISNFTWHHHQDGKTMQLVDEWTHSKTGHSGGRQTTGGRR
- a CDS encoding RHS repeat domain-containing protein, with the translated sequence MTSDTNELNDARYYEYDAAGNLTEYTDRNGRVTQYAYDNLQRRTTETWLDGVTTVNTISYGYDAASQLVSVTDASAAYDFTYDRLGRITSTEYDLAALGYDVVLDQAYDALNRRIRLAAEIDGTDDLLSEYAYDFLNRMTQVTQAGQTGGNTVAEKRVDFTYDADDKYLLTSAARYADLAGTELIVTGLYTYNNFDKLSILKYQDATSTDIAEYQWGYDIQGRVSGVYIIGHGSENYRYDGTDQITRTTDNSTYTTTNFTYDDNGNRIDGSRTIGDNNQILSDGTYNYAYDDEGNITLRTNIADGSYTVYEWDHRNRLASVTDYDVSDAKQQQIDQAYDPFNNLIGRALDSDGDGAADESSYFIYDEGQILLQLDDSGDVEHRMLWGPQVDQILADENEAGDVYWMLTDNQNTVRDIAEYDDATDTTSIVNHIAYSVFGEVTSQTNSSLDALPFYYTARYFDAATGLQYNTNRWYNPELNRWMSQDPIGFDAGDANLYRYVGNGFTNAVDPSGLEEEAVQGPFSYLILIFNGELARREKLNTALQDRRITQSMVDMALGGRREESASRNHTKMRMTNAGDAAEDAKALVETYAMFCESAAASATPIGKFKGESAAVRPRSARITGQLPQVRKWVKNFFSRSEDEILGLLRKNGIEVPDDVAIFVGEADEFIGTIDDIYDGKTVLTAKLPPLEEDRLGYVYFKDMYSQGKIPIQISPEMMKSDEAILAVLQHELHELALFRAEFAANNGKMKFFHFRNEAMPGNPGNFHCQAWDAADELIRQVRGEK